From the genome of Arvicola amphibius chromosome 9, mArvAmp1.2, whole genome shotgun sequence, one region includes:
- the LOC119822713 gene encoding LOW QUALITY PROTEIN: olfactory receptor 52N1-like (The sequence of the model RefSeq protein was modified relative to this genomic sequence to represent the inferred CDS: inserted 1 base in 1 codon) translates to MQLEIEHKEQEVGWAQRGNIEMWEGQAMGGGGKGNYNSGLPYHGLPTLIMSPLTPASFLLSGIPGLEEVHLWISFPLFTMYSIALPGNFGLMYLIYSEEALHRPMYIFLALLSFTDVLLCSSTLPNTLCILWFNLKEIDFKACLAQMFFVHTFTGMESGVLMLMXLDPYVAICYPLRYATILTNVVIAKEGMLTFLRGVILVIPFTFLTKRLPYCRGNVIPHTYCDHMSVAKISCGNVQINAIYGLMVALLIGGFDILCITVSYTMILRAVVSLSSADARQKAFSTCTAHVCAIIITYVPAFFTFFTHRFGRHTIPPPVHIFMANLYLLMPPTMNPIVYGVKTKQIRDSVIRFLFKGKENSSQNLMDTFKKS, encoded by the exons ATGCAGCTGGAGATAGAGCATAAGGAACAGGAAGTGGGATGGGCACAGAGAGGAAATATAGAGATGTGGGAGGGGCAAGCAATGGGAGGAGGCGGTAAAG GGAATTACAATTCTGGACTGCCTTACCATGGACTTCCAACACTCATTATGTCACCTCTTACTCCAGCGTCATTTCTCCTCAGTGGCATTCCTGGTCTGGAAGAGGTGCATTTGTGGATCTCCTTCCCATTGTTCACCATGTATAGCATCGCTCTTCCAGGAAACTTTGGGCTCATGTATCTTATCTACTCAGAAGAGGCCTTACACAGACCTATGTACATCTTCCTAGCCCTGCTTTCCTTCACAGATGTGCTCCTGTGCAGCAGCACTCTTCCCaacactctctgcatattgtggTTCAATCTCAAGGAGATTGACTTTAAGGCCTGCCTGGCCCAGATGTTCTTTGTGCACACTTTCACTGGGATGGAGTCCGGGGTGCTAATGCTCA GCCTAGACCCATATGTGGCCATCTGTTACCCACTGCGCTATGCCACTATTCTCACTAATGTGGTCATTGCCAAGGAAGGGATGCTCACTTTTCTTAGGGGTGTGATTCTCGTTATCCCCTTCACATTCCTCACTAAGCGCCTGCCATACTGCAGGGGTAATGTCATCCCCCACACCTACTGTGACCACATGTCTGTTGCTAAAATATCATGTGGCAATGTTCAGATCAACGCCATCTATGGGCTAATGGTTGCCCTCCTGATTGGGGGCTTTGACATCCTGTGTATCACTGTCTCCTACACCATGATCCTGAGGGCAGTGGTCAGCCTGTCCTCAGCAGACGCTCGACAGAAGGCCTTCAGCACCTGCACTGCCCACGTCTGTGCCATCATCATCACCTATGTCCCagccttcttcaccttctttacaCACCGTTTCGGACGGCACACCATCCCTCCCCCTGTACACATCTTTATGGCTAATCTCTATCTACTCATGCCTCCCACCATGAACCCTATTGTATATGGAGTGAAAACCAAGCAGATACGAGACAGTGTCATTAGGTTCTtgtttaaagggaaagaaaattctTCTCAAAATTTAATGGACACTTTTAAGAAGTCATAG